The Corynebacterium occultum sequence GGCGGGGTTGCTCATCAGGTGGCCGACATTGCGGACGAACAGCAGGGAACGCCCGTGCAGGGGGAGATCGCAGCCCGTGCGGGAGATGAAGTGGCGGTCCTCGTTGAGCTCACGGGTGAAGGTCTTGCCGTTCTTGGTGACCTTCTCAGCCAGCTCACCGGTGTTCAGGCCGAACCAGTTGCGGTAACCCAGGGTCTTGTCCTCGGCGTCGACAGCGGCGACCGAATCCTCGAAGTCCATGATGGTGGTGATGGCCGACTCCAGGATGACATCCTTCAGCCCGGCCGGGTCATCCTGGCCGATCGGGGAAACCGGGTCGATCTGCAGCTCGATATGCAGACCGTTGTTGCGCAGCAGGATGGAGGCGGGATCATAGAGGTCACCGGTGAAACCGAGGTAGGCATCCTCATTGACCAGGCTGTGTTCCGACTTGTCGATATGGGCGATCAGGCGACCCTCGGTGATTCCGTAGCGCTCAACATCAACGTGGCTGGCACCCTGCAGCGGGATGACATCATCGAGGAATTTGCGGGTCCACTCGATGACCTTGCGGCCCCGGGCCGGGTTGTACCCCTTGCCGCGTTCCGCACCGTCGGTGTCCGGGATGGCGTTGGTGCCGTAGAGGGCGTCATAGAGGGAACCCCAGCGGGCGTTGGCTGCGTTGATGGCGAACCGGGCGTTGGTGATCGGGACGACCAGCTGCGGGCCGGCGGTCTCGGCGATCTCCCGGTCGATGTGGCGGGTGACGATCTGGCCGCGGCCCGGCTCATCAACCAGGTAACCGATCTCGGTGAGGTAGGCCTCCATGACATCCGGATCCAGCTGGCCCGGGTTTTCCCGGTGGTACTTATCCAGCTGGGACTGCAGCTGGTCACGGCGTGCCAGAAGCTCACGGTTGCGCGGAGTCAGTTCGCGGACGAGCTGACCGAAACCCTCCCAGAAGGGGCCAGCCTCCACGTCGACGTGCGGAAGAACGGTCTCGGCCAGGAAGTCGTAGAGGACCTTGGCGACCTCCATGCCTCCGGCGTTGACGCGCTCGGTGGTGTCGGTGAGGTTGATGATGGTCGTGGACTGCTCGGACATGTCTGGCTCCTACTGACTCGGGAAAGGTGGGGACTGCCTTCGCGGATCCCTGGGAAGTCAGGAGATGACTTCGTTAGTGGGAAGCGGTCCGGCACGCATTCCGATGCGGTGCGTTGAAAATCAGGCTAAGTGATGGCCGTCACGAACAAAAGGCTTTTGCGAACTTCGCCCCATAGTTACCCCCATCACAAAAGGATGACCATCGTGATAATTCTGCAAATTTCCCGAAAAGGCAACCTAGCGGCCAAAATCGCATCGCTTGACTAAATGCAGCTCAGGGGCGATAGAAGAAACTATTGATAGAGATTTCTAAATTTCAATCTTTGCAAACTTAGCGAAATTACCCCTTACCCCCGCGCAGAAGTTTAAGAGCCGAGACCGTTGACGAAGATCACGGGATCGAGCAGTGTGTGAACCACGCCACCAAGACAGCGTGACCACGGTTACACACTTCAGGTGAGACCGCAGTAGCGCCCAAGGCAGTTCCCCTCCCTCAGGCTCCATCCCCTGGAAGCCCTCAAGATTTTAGGAAGTGACCGATATGAGCACCACCGGCCAGGCACGTACCGCAGCAGAGATCCAGCAGGACTGGGACACCAACCCCCGTTGGGCCAACACCACCCGTGACTACACCGCAGAGCAGGTTGCTGAACTGCAGGGCACCGTCATCGAGGAGCACACCCTCGCCCGTCGTGGCGCTGAAATCCTCTGGGAAGGTGTCAACGGCGATGATTACATCCACTCCCTGGGTGCCCTGACCGGCAACCAGGCAGTCCAGCAGGTCCGCGCCGGCCTGAAGGCTGTCTACCTCTCCGGTTGGCAGGTCGCCGGTGACGCCAACCTCTCCGGCCACACCTACCCGGACCAGTCCCTCTACCCGGCCAACTCGGTCCCCCAGGTCGTCCGCCGCATCAACAACGCCCTGCTGCGTGCCGATGAGATCGCCCGCTCCGAGGGTGACACCTCCGTCGACAACTGGCTCGTTCCGATCGTCGCCGACGGCGAGGCCGGCTTCGGCGGCGCCCTCAACGTCTACGAGCTGCAGAAGGCCATGATCGGTGCCGGTGCCGCCGGCACCCACTGGGAGGATCAGCTCGCTTCCGAGAAGAAGTGTGGCCACCTCGGTGGCAAGGTCCTCATCCCGACCCAGCAGCACATCCGCACCCTGACCTCCGCCCGCCTGGCAGCCGATGTCGCCAACGTCCCGACCGTGGTCATCGCCCGTACCGACGCTGAGGCCGCCACCCTGATCACCTCCGACGTCGATGAGCGTGACCGTCCCTTCATCGAGGGTGATCGCACCGCCGAGGGTTACTACCGGATCCGCAACGGCATCGAGCCCTGCATCGCCCGCGCCAAGGCCTACGCCCCCTACTCCGACCTGATCTGGATGGAGACCGGTACCCCGGACCTGGCAGTGGCCAAGCAGTTCGCCGAAGCCGTCCACGAAGAATTCCCGGATCAGCTACTCGCCTACAACTGCTCCCCCTCCTTCAACTGGTCCGCACACCTGGAGGCAGATGAGATCGCCAAGTTCCAGAAGGAACTGTCCGCCATGGGCTTCAAGTTCCAGTTCATCACCCTGGCTGGCTTCCACTCCCTCAACTACGGCATGTTCGATCTGGCACACGGCTACGCCCGCAACGGTATGACCGCTTTCGTCGACCTGCAGAACCGTGAGTTCCAGGCAGCTGAGGAGCGTGGCTTCACCGCCGTCAAGCACCAGCGCGAGGTCGGTGCCGGCTACTTCGACAATATCGCCACCACCGTTGACCCGACCTCTTCCACAACCTCGCTGAAGGGCTCCACCGAGGAAGAGCAGTTCGTGTCCACGAACGCTTAAACCCCTCACCGGGGTAGGCGAACTCCCCCTACCCCACCCCTGCCTGATCTTCGCCCCTTGGGTTCTACCCGTGGCACCGCGGCAGCACAGCCCTCCGGTTCCACCCCCACCTGAAGCCACCGTCTCCCCGCACACCCAGCGGGGAGGCGGTGTTCAGCGTTTTTAGGGCTGTGGTGCCTGGCAGAGGAGGGCATTCTCCCCAGGGGTACCGCACTCCTGGGGGTCGTGATTTTCTTCTCCTTAATATAAAGCTCGGCCGGGTGGGGTTGGGGTTGCGGTGCGTGATGGGAAGTGGAATCCCCACCCAACCCACACTTCCCCCCTCAACTCCAGCAGGAAGGCACCAGAGCGCAGGGCCCGGTGAGAGGCACCACTAGGCTCTTAGTGTCCCTCCCCTGATGAAAACCCGGAAAGGTACCTCCCCCTTGTTGAAGAACCGGACCCGCTTCCTCCCCACCCTGGCCACCATTCTGATTCTCGGTTCCGGGCTCAGCGCCTGCTCCGATTCCGGGGGAGATGACCAGACCCGGACCGCAGCCACCGCTGAGGGTGAAAGCTCCGCCGCAGGCAGCAACACCCCCGCCCCCGAGGAAGACCAGAGGACGGAAGGATCCGCCCCGGAAACCGCGGATGCCACGGCAACCAGCGGGGAGGATGAAGCTGGTGGAGAAAACCGGGAGAACCGGGAGCCCGGGGAAAGCAAGGGAAATGACACCCCTTCCACTGACGATGGGGGCCTCTCCCTGGGTGGCCCCGATGAGGCCGCACCCACCGGAACGGAGATTGTGGACCTGAGTGCAGATCCCTTCTTCGACATCACCCCGGGCACTTCCATCACCATCGAGGTCAGTGGCCTGAACCCTGAACGCGGTTACCATGTGGCCATCTGTGAGGCCGGGCAACCGGCGGAAAACAGTCATCCCACCTGCACCGGTGACGCCGATTATCAGGGGCACCGCGCCTGGTTGAGGAACCCGGGTGGCAGCCATGAGATTTCCCCAGCTGGTACCGCCACCCTCACGCTGGCTGCCGCTGCGACCGGTGAGGGTCTGGACTGCACCGCCGAGGAATGCGTGATCAAGGTCTTCGGTGATGAGTCCGAGGATTATCGGAATGTGGCTGATCTGCCGGTGACCTTCGCGGCCCCCTGACCCTGGGTAGCTCATCCCCGCCACCTGGCCCTGAAAACACCGCAGGCCCGCTTCGGGAAAATCCTGAAGCGGGCCTGCGTCTGATCCCGGTAGGGGATTTTCCCGGGCTTAGTTGGCGTATTTGTCGATCTCGCCGAGGGCCTCATCGATGATCCCCAGACCACGCACCAGATCTTCCTCGGTGATGGTCAGCGGAGGTGCGATATGTGTGCGGTTGAAGTGGGTGTGGGGCCACAGTCCCCGCTCCTTGCAGGCCGCGGTGTACTCCACCATCGGCTGGTTCTCCTCCGGTTTGGGAGCGAAGGGCACCAACGGTTCGCGGGTTTCCTTGTCCTTGACCAGCTCAATCGCCCAGAACATACCCATGCCCCGGACATCACCGACGCAGGCGTGCTTCTCCTTCATCTCCTCCAATGCCGGCTTGATCACCCGCTCCGCCAGGTCATTGATGTGGTCCAGCAGGTTGTCCTCGCGGAAGACCTCGAAGGTGGCCACACCGGGAGCACAGGCCAGGGGGTGTCCGGAGTAGGTCAGGCCACCAGGGTAGGAGGTCTGGGCGAAGGTGTCGCGGATGGCCTCGTTGATGATCACCCCACCGAGAGGGACATAACCGGAGTTGGATCCTTTGGCGAAGGTCAGCAGATCCGGTTCCACGTCGAAGGCCTCCACGGCGAACATGGTGCCCATGCGGCCGAAACCGATCATCACTTCATCGGCGATGTAGAGGATGCCGTACTTCTCACATAATGCCTTCAGCCCCTTGAGGTATCCCGGCGGCGGGATCAGCACGCCATTGCCGCCGACCACCGGTTCCATGAGGATGGCGGCGATGGTGCCGGCACCTTCGAGGATGATCTGCTCCTCCAGGTGGGCCAGCGCGCGTTCGGTCTCCTGCTCCGGGGTTTCGGACCAGAAGGGCGAGCGGTAGGTGTAGGGGCCGAAGAAGTGGACCACTCCCGGGTCACCGGCCGGGGTGGGCCAGCGGCGGGGTTCACCGGTCAGGGTCATCGCCAGGTTGGTGGCGCCATGGTAGGAGCGGTAGGCGCTCATGATCTTCTGGCGGCCGGTGTGGATCCGCGCCATGCGCACCGCATGTTCCACCGCATCGGCACCACCATTGGTGAAGAAGACGTAGTTGAGGTCACCGGGGGCGGCCTCGGCGATGAGCCGGGCCAGTTCCGTCCGGGTTTCCTCCGCGAAGCCGGGGGCGATGGTGGCGAGCCGGTCGGCCTGGTCCTTGATCGCCTGGATCAGCTTAGGGTGCCCGTGGCCCAGGTTCGCGTTGACCATCTGGGAGTTGAAGTCGAGGTAGCCCTTGCCCTCATAGTCGTAGAAGGTGGATCCCTCGGCATAAGCGATGGGCAACGGGTTGATCTTGTCCTGGGCGGACCAGGAGTGGAAGACGTGCTTACGGTCGTTCTCGGCGATCTGACGCCCGCGTTCCGGATCAGTGTGCTTCATATGCTTCTCGAACTTCCTTCTCATCTCGGTGTGTCAAATCCCGAGTCTAGGAGAAAGTAGTTCAGCTCACAGCGGATCGGGATTTCTCAGTGCTCCCGCACCATCTGGTACAGGCGGCGGAAGATGGCTGCCCCATCCTGCCGGATGCCATCATGCTGGAACTCATTGGTGATCCAGGGGCGCAGATCCCGGTAGCGTTCCGCGGTGCGGAGCGAATGTTCGAGGGGCACGAAGATGTCATCGACGTAGACCGCGGCGGCGCAGACGGGACCGGCCTCGGCGAGCACCTCGGCGTCATAAAGCGGGGTCCAGTCCTCGGCCTGGGCGAGTTCCTCGGCGACCTGACGGAAGGGTTCCAGGGCCGGATCCTCCTCGAACTGCCAGGGAAAGATGTGCTCCCCGGTGAGGTAGAAGGGCTCAGCCTCCCGGGGATCCAGATCATAGGCGAAGCCGGGAATCGCATCGCTGACGCTCTGTGCCGCCCAACTCGTCGGACCCGGTGTGGTGCCGGCGTAGATGGTTTCATGGATGGCCGCGTAGAGCGGGGCTTCGGCGAAGCTGACGCGCCCACCGACGTCGAGGAGGAAATCACTGCGCAGACGTTTCTCCCCCCGGTATTCCCGGAAAGGTTCCTCCAGGAGGTAGGCCAGGGTGTCGAATCCGGTGCCGCGGCCGAGTTCGATGCCGATGGTGCGGAAACGGCGGGAGCTGAGTCTTTCCCCGGTGGCCAGTAGTTCCTCGGAGTTGTTGAGGTGGTGGCAGATCTCCCGGATCCGGTCTTCCGCCCAGGGGATTTCGGTGTAGAACTTCTCGTGCCGGGTGCTCAGCTTGCTGAAGGTGGCGCGGTAGATGTCATCGGCGTGGGAGTCGGTGCTGGGTAGTCCGCCGGTGAGGTAGGCGTGTTCGACGGATTCGGGGTGGGTGGAAAGGTAGGTGGTGATGCAGAAGCCACCGAAGCTCTGCCCCAGCAGGGACCAGCGGCGGATGCCGAGTGCTTCACGCAGTGTTTCTGCGTCGGCGACGATCTGGTCTGCCCGCAGCAGCCGCAGATGTGCCGCATCGAGGTAGGGGCTGTCGGCGTCGATACGCTCGGAGTGTCCGGTGCCCCGCTGGTCGAGCAGGATCACGCGGTGGTGTTCCAGGGCGGCTTCCAGCCATCCGCTGGGGTCTACCGGCCGTGGAGAGGGGAAGCCTGGGCCGCCCTGCAGGTAGAGCAGCGTCGGGAGGTTCTCACCACCGGCCGGGATGATTTCCCGGGCGAAGATCTCCAGCGTTTCCCGGGGCGCATGATGATCCCAGGGCACCCGGAGGCGGTGCTCCCGGAAGGTGTGGCCGAAGCGGATGGCGGTGGAGGTGCGAAGAGTCATGGGTACCAGTTTATCTTCCGGCTAAGCTGGCCGTATGTCTGAAATCATCACTGCCGGCCCGCTCCGGTACACCTCCCACGGTGCCCATCTGACCGCTGCCGACACCCAGCTCGGTGATCTGCTCTACCTATCTACGAGCGCGACATTCGGGGAGGGTGAATCCATCCGTGGTGGGGTGCCGATCATCGCCCCCTGGTTCAATGACCTGCTCGGATTCACCCCGGCGCATGGCTGGGCACGGCGTAGTGAGTGGAAGACGGAGGAGGTCGAGGGAGGTTTCGACGCCACCCTCACCTGGCGGGGCATTGAGCTGATCCTGACCACCCGGGCCACCGCTGATGGTTTCGCCCAGACCCTGACCGCCACCAACCTGGGACAGAAGGAAGCCACCATCCAGTTGGCCTTCCACCCTTATTTCCTGGTCTCTGATGTCACGAAGATTTCAGTGGAGGGTGCCGATGCCTCCCCCATCACCTTCGATGGCTCCCTCTATGATGAGTTCTTCGCTGTCGCCCCCACCCAGGACATGGCCACGGAGGCCCCGGTCCGCATCATCGATGAAGGTGCTGAGCGGATTATCAGCATCTACGGTTATGGCTCCGACCACACCGTGGTGTGGAACCCCGGGGAGGAAAAGGCCGCTGGCATGGCGGATGTGGGTCCCGATGAGTGGCGGCAGTTCGTCTGTGTGGAACCGGCCAAGTTGGGGGCCGGTCGTGGAGGGATCACCCTGCCTTCCGGGGCGGGTGCCACCCTGGGCATGCTGGTGGGGGTTTCTGCGCTCTAGTTCATCCGGGCATGCAGCCTAGAGTGGGGAAAACGGCACTTAAGGATGGGATCTAGGACCTTAAGGCCGGTTTTCCCCACTCTAGGCTGCATGACCCCCCTGGAACTCATGGCTGGTCATCCAGGAAACAGAAGCACGGCATGACATATTTCCTGTCATGCCGTGCTTTGATCTACGGAGCTCTACCGAAAAACTAGGTCTAGCCCTTCTTCACCGTGATCTGCCAGGAGGCCTCCCCGGTTTCCCGGAAGTCGGTGACCTCATGGCCGTCGGTGGCGCACCACTGCGGGATGGCGTCGGTGGCCTGGGTGCAGTCGAAGTCGATGACCAGGTGCTGGCCGGACTGAAGATCCTGCATCACGTCCTTGGCCTCGATCAGCGGGAAGGGGCAGACCGCGCCGAGGGAGTCCAGGGCGTAGTAGCCATCACCCAGTTCGCGTAGCTTCTCGCTGACGGCGGGCTGGATGTTGATCAGACCGGTCGCCATCTTCAGTCCACCCAGGGGGGCGGGGCTGACTGCAGGGTTGTCGGCGACCTTCAGCACACGGTCCTCGGCGGAGGTGACGGTTTCGTTGGCCAGGCTCTGCTCGGTGGAGTAGGTGCCGGTGTCCGGGGTCTTCTTCTTCGCTGCGGTGGCAGGCTTGAGGAAGATCTTGGCAGCCACGCCAACGCCGATGGCGATGAACAGCAGAGCGATCCAACCCTGGAAGCTGAAGAGGCTGGTCTGGACCATGCCGTTGCCGACGGTGCAGCCACCGGCCAGGGAGGCGCCGACACCCATCATGGTGCCGCCGATCACTGAACGGACAGAAGTGACGGAGTCCGGCACGCGCACCCGGAATTCACCGGTGGACCTGGCGGCGATGAAAGAGCCGACCAGGATGCCCAGCACCAGCATGACACCCCAGTTGAGGTAGCTCTCATCACCGGTGGTGATGTACTGCAGCGTGTGGGCGGTGGGGGTGGTGATGCCCAGACCGGAGTTGCGGCCCGCGGCAGCGGAGAGCGGCCAGGCGATGACACCGATCAGGCCGATCAGGGCACCTGCGGTGTAGACGTGCAGGGGGCGCTTCCATGCCGGCTGGTTCCCCAGTCGTGCGATCTTGGGGCGCTTGGCTTCCAGGGTCAGGAAGTGGCGGACCAGGTAGATGGTCAGGGCCGCGAAGGGGACGACGAACCACCAGACGGAGATGCCGAAGAGTGCCGGCAGGGTGGTCAGTTCGGTCTCCCAGGAGAACATGAAATTGGTGAAACCGGACAGGACGCCGGTCTTCATGGCGGCGGTGGAGACGGCGTAGGTGGCCAGGGCGATCCAGGAGCCGACCAGTCCCTCACCGGAGCGGTACCAGGTGCCGGAGGCGCAACCACCCGAGAGGATGATGCCGAAACCGAAGATGAAGGCGCCGAGGATCACGGCGGCCGGGGCGAAGTTGTCATAGGTCGGGGTGATCACGCCTGCGGAGGTCAGGGCGGCGAGGCCCACGGCGTGTACCGCGATGACCACGAGCAGCCCGACGAAGGTGCGCCAGGAGCGTTGCAGGAAGATATCCCGCAGCATGCCGGTGACACAGAACCTACCGCGCTGCATCACGATGCCGAGTACGGCACCGACGGCGAGTCCGGTGATGATCATGGGAACCAGCTTTCCGAGGTTTGAGATTACTATTAGACCCCTCAGAATATAGACCAACCGGTACCTCTTTGTCTAGCCCCCCTAGACAGATCTGTTCATAACGGGGCGGGGATGGGCGGATACACCTTCATCCCGCGGCACTCTCAGGTCCACCGGTCCCCCTCCCACAGATCCAGACCAGGGTGTCAGGACGCACTCTCCCAGCAGAGATACCTCAGCATCACGCCTATTTCCTGATAGAAACCCCCGCTCAGCAGCCTATGATGGAAAGGAATGCTTCCGCCCAGGTCAATCCCCGGGGCGGAAATTTCTCTTAGTTGACGTAGCTATATACCGCTTGATTTACCCACGGAGTCCGCCATTGAATCCTGAAACCCCCGGCCAGGAACCGCTAAAACAGCCCAGACCTGATCAGAACACCGACCTACCCGAACCGATCCCGGCCCGCCCCAGCCCCTGGCAGCTGCTGACCGCCTTCCACAGCAGTGCCCCCCGCTGGCCCGGCGCGCTCCGAGCAGCGCTGGCCGTCACCCTGCCCGGACTACTGGCCCTCATGCTCGGCTTCGAGAATGAGATCATGCTCATCGCCGCCGGCGGCTTCGCCGTCATCTACGGCGAAGGACACGCCTACCGCGCCCGCTGGCGGGTGATGCTCATCGCCGGAGCACTCATCGCACTCAGCGCCACCGCCGGTGCCTTCGTCGGCGAGTCCATGTTCCAGGCCATGGGAGTCGACGGTTCCCACTGGTGGCTGCTGCTCTCCGCCTTCTACACCATCATCATTGCCACCATCGGCACCTTCGTCCAGAACGCCCTGCGACTACCGCCACCCGGCAGCTTCTTCATCGTCATGGTCGGCGGTGGTTCCACCATGGTGGCCAAACTGGGCCTCAACCCCGTGGATGTCGGCCTCTGGGCCATGGTCGGCGTGGCAGCAGCCCTGCTCATCGGCATGTTCCCCGCTCTGTTCAACCACCGCCACCCCCAGGAACAGGCGGTGAAAACCCTGGAGCAGGCCGTCGCCGACTTCGAGGCCGCTGAAAAACCCGCCCTGGCAAAAAACCACCAGGCCGAAACCGCCCTCACCAACGCCTGGGGCGCACTCTCCGACTCCGGTGCGGTGCGCGCCGGGCAGCTGCTGGACGAGAAGCAGCGGGACCTGGTGGACCGGGTCACCACCGCGCACCGGCGACTCTCCCAGGCCAGTGCCATGCTCCCCCAGGGTGGTGCCACCGAGGAGCTGACCGACACCCCGAACTACATCGATCTCTCCCGCACCGCAATCCCCATGGCGCGCCCCTCGGTCAGCTATCGCATCTACCGTTCCCTGCACCCCGACAGCCATGCCAGCATCACCGCAATCAAGGTCGCGGTAGCCACCACCCTGGCTGCCGTGATCGGCATCGCGCTGGGCTTCGACCGGCCGGACTGGGCGGTGGTGTCTGCCCTCCTGATGATCCAGTGGGGTCCGGACCGCATCCCGGGCACCATCCGTGGGCTGCACCGCATGATCGGTTCCCTGATCGGCATCTTCCTCTTCGCCCTCTTCCACTACCTGGAGGTTGAGGGGTTCACTCTGCTGCTCGCCCTGGCGGTCTGTCAGTTCGGGGCGGAGTTCTTTGTCACCCGAAACTATGCCTTCACCGTCATCTTCACCACCCCATTGGCACTGCTGATGGGCGATTCGCTCGCCTCCCCCCTGGGTGAGGTGATGTTCGGGCGCAGCATGGAGATCCTCCTCTCCATCGTCTTCGGCCTGCTCGCGCTCTGGTTCATCCTGCGGGATTCCGGACCACGCCACCATGACCGTCTGGTTCGCCGTGCCTTCGATGCGATGGGAGCCGCCACCGGCGCCCTGCTGACCTCCCGTCCGGGCCGTCAGCTCACTGAACTGCGCGACCTGCAGTATGAACTGCTCGGGGAGCGCCGCGCCGTCCAGACCCTGGTGAACAACCATCCGGAGATCGCCAAGGAGCGCTGGAACACCCACCTGGCGGTCCAGCTGGCCGGCTACAGCCTGCTCGACTACGTCACCGCCAGCGCCAACCGTCAACTCAGTTTCGAGGAGATTGCGGAACTGGCCCGCCGTATCCGCACCGCGCGGGAATACAACTAGGGGGTTCCTCCCCTAGTCCAGCGCAGCCTGGAGAATCGCGGTGCTGTTCAGGCCGAAGTGGTCCACACCCTGGGGGTAGGACTCCTCAACTGCCCCGAAACCCTGCGCCCGGTACCAGGCCGCGCCTTCCTGCGCCGCCCCATAGGCGTTGAAGGGTGCTTGCGGGTCAGTGCCATCATCAGCGGTGCCGCTCACCCAGGTCAGCGGACCGACCTGCTCAGCGGCGGCCGCAATGGCAGCGGGGTCCGCACCCCAGGGCCGGCCGCCGCCGCCGAGCATGAGTGCCCCGCCGCTCACCAGTTGCGGCTCACTGAGGATCAGCTCGTGGGCAAGAAGCTCTGCGCCCCCGGAGTATCCCATCCACCAGATATCGGAGCGGTCGATCCCGTATTCGGGAAGGATCTGCTGCTCGAGCAGTTCGGCCAACCAGTCGGCATTGGACGCGGAATTTTTCCACCAGGTGGTGGTGGCAGAGTCCGGGGTCAATGGGGCGATCAGGATCTTATTCTCCGCTGCCGCCACGGCTGCGAGCCCCTCAAGCAGGTATCCGGGGTTGTGGTACTCATAGGCGCCGTCGCCGTGCAGCCGGATGACCGCACCCACGGGCCGGGAGAAGTCCACGCCCTCCGTGTAGACGCGGACATCGCCGAAGTTGTGCTGGGTCTGCTGGGCATAGTTCCGCTGTTTCACATCGGAGAGGGAAGAGCTGAGCGCTGTGCCGGGTGTTGCAGCTTCTGCTACGCAGGGGGTGAGTGCCAACAATCCGGCGATAGCCAGGGTTGTAGGAAGAAATCGACGTAAAGGTATGATTTTCACATGGGGAAAGCGTAATGGTTCCGTGACCTTTCTCAAGCTGGCGAAAGTCCCGAAAACCGATGAGAGCACGCTGAGGGGGAGAGCTTTCCGCTGTACAGAAAGGTGCAGCTCCGGCACCGGGCAGCTTGAGCAGAACCCCTAGGGAGCCCCTTTTGTGAGCGGAAACACCTTGCTGTGGGCCGGATTCAGCCCAGGATCTGCTGGCCCAGGATCCCGGCGGCAACGAGTGGCATCGCTCCGCCAGCCACACCGGTGAGCGCCCTGGAGGCACCTCCCCGGGTGCCGGTGCACCCATTTTCTCTCCGGATGAGTGGATGACATCATCCTGCCCCTTGGGTCGGCACCGGGAAACTGAGGAAGTTTAACCTCACCCCAACGAGTTTTCCGGGGCAGATATGCAGGAATCCGTCACTCAGGAGCTATGTAGCGAAGGTTTCTGGTACCAGCGCCGGAGAATTGCGGGATCACCGTCACCGCAGTGATAGGCCGGTGGCCCCGCGTCTGCAGCCCTGCCGACAGCTCCCTCACCGCCTTGCCGAAACGGCCCGGTGCAAGGGGTGCACCGGGCCGTCGATAAGCGGGCGCGCAGCGCTAACAGGACAATGGCTGAGACGCAGACCTGGCAACGACCCGCGCTTGTCGACGCCGCATCCTCCCCGCGCTGCTCAGCTGAAGAGCAGCTGCTGCACATCCTCCTGGCGCACGGGCTGCAATCCCCAGGCATCCAGACCGACATCCACCTGTCCCTCGGCCACCTGCGGCACCGGGGAATGCAGGTGACCGTGCACCAGGTAGGGCACCCGCAGACGCAGGTCATCGAAACGGGATGTCATGCCGTCATGGTCCTGCCCGGGGCGCGGGAAATGCGAGAGCCAGACCTCCTGCCCCTGCCAGCGCAGCTTCTGATAGGCCTGCACCGACTCGAAGACCTCAAGGTAGACCCGCTGCCTTTTGAAGGAACTCTTGAAGAGCGGATGGCAGGAGTCATGGTTTCCGGGGATGAGATGCTTCTCCACCTCCGGAAGATGTTCCTGGATCAGGTCCAGGGCGCGCTGTTCTTCCCTGGTGTCACCGACACTCAGGTCGCCGAGCACCCAGAGGCGGTCCCCCGGGGCGACCTGCTCCTTCAGGTTGGACAGGACTGTCGCATCGTGGCGGCCCACATCGCTAAAACCCCGTAGCCCCGCCACAAAACGGTGCCCCAGGTGAAGATCAGAGGTGAACCAGACCGTCATTTCGCAGCCGCCGCCTGTTCCAGCGCCTGGGTGAACACCTCAACCGGTTGCGCACCGGAGACCGCCAGTCGACCATC is a genomic window containing:
- a CDS encoding FUSC family protein, yielding MNPETPGQEPLKQPRPDQNTDLPEPIPARPSPWQLLTAFHSSAPRWPGALRAALAVTLPGLLALMLGFENEIMLIAAGGFAVIYGEGHAYRARWRVMLIAGALIALSATAGAFVGESMFQAMGVDGSHWWLLLSAFYTIIIATIGTFVQNALRLPPPGSFFIVMVGGGSTMVAKLGLNPVDVGLWAMVGVAAALLIGMFPALFNHRHPQEQAVKTLEQAVADFEAAEKPALAKNHQAETALTNAWGALSDSGAVRAGQLLDEKQRDLVDRVTTAHRRLSQASAMLPQGGATEELTDTPNYIDLSRTAIPMARPSVSYRIYRSLHPDSHASITAIKVAVATTLAAVIGIALGFDRPDWAVVSALLMIQWGPDRIPGTIRGLHRMIGSLIGIFLFALFHYLEVEGFTLLLALAVCQFGAEFFVTRNYAFTVIFTTPLALLMGDSLASPLGEVMFGRSMEILLSIVFGLLALWFILRDSGPRHHDRLVRRAFDAMGAATGALLTSRPGRQLTELRDLQYELLGERRAVQTLVNNHPEIAKERWNTHLAVQLAGYSLLDYVTASANRQLSFEEIAELARRIRTAREYN
- a CDS encoding metallophosphoesterase, which translates into the protein MTVWFTSDLHLGHRFVAGLRGFSDVGRHDATVLSNLKEQVAPGDRLWVLGDLSVGDTREEQRALDLIQEHLPEVEKHLIPGNHDSCHPLFKSSFKRQRVYLEVFESVQAYQKLRWQGQEVWLSHFPRPGQDHDGMTSRFDDLRLRVPYLVHGHLHSPVPQVAEGQVDVGLDAWGLQPVRQEDVQQLLFS